In the genome of Raphanus sativus cultivar WK10039 chromosome 4, ASM80110v3, whole genome shotgun sequence, one region contains:
- the LOC130510804 gene encoding GEM-like protein 1 yields MSRQENHDGSRISTSAASDPIAPHSSDYARYPRLEPNGVTPPLPPISCDAPTTMPPKFNPYVSPSPAPKYTMASVKDTL; encoded by the exons aTGAGTAGGCAAGAGAATCACGATGGCAGCCGGATCTCAACTTCCGCCGCGTCGGACCCCATAGCTCCTCACTCCTCTGACTACGCTCGTTACCCCAGGCTTGAACCCAACGGCGTCACTCCTCCTCTGCCTCCCATCTCCTGCGATGCACCGACCACCATGCCGCCGAAGTTCAATCCCTACGTCTCTCCTTCACCTGCCCCTAAGT ATACAATGGCCTCTGTGAAGGACACGCTTTAG